The Lentimicrobium sp. L6 nucleotide sequence CTGGAAATGCTCCTCTTTCTCTAATGATAGATTCAACCCTACGAGCAGTTTCTACATTTTGAGGATAAGGCATTCCATGTGATATAATAGTGGATTCTAAAGCTACAACAGGCTTGTTATTTTTTATTGCTTCTGCAATTTCTGGATGAATATCTAAATATTGTTCAATCATAATTCTTGTCTAATGTGATTTGCCAGTTCTAAATTTAATTGAGGATTCACTGCTTCTTCACTTTGTAAAGCAGCTAGCGACAAAGCGGTGGCAAAGGTAGCCGATTCTTCCAAATCGTAATCATATAAATGGGCAAAAACCAATCCCGCCATAAACGCATCTCCTGCCCCTGAACTATTCACCACTTTACTTATCTTGCTCCTAAAAACTCCACTCTTCTCAGTATTCCCATAAAAACATCCTTCCTCTCCTTTTGAAATAAAGACCTGTTGTATTCCAGTACTAACAAAATCTTTTAGCATCAAATCTAAATCCTTGGCCTCCTCAAATTTTATTCCCGATAAGTGCTCAGCTTCTATTAAATTGGGCTTGATGGTATGGAAATAGTTCAATATCGATTTTGCCTTTTTTGCTTTTGAAGTAGAAACTAAATCTAAGAAGATGGGAATCTGTGAAAAATTCTCAGCAATATACTTCAATGTTTCCTCAGACAAATTGGTATCTAAAACGATGCAATCAGCATCTTCGATTATTGATTTCTTTGAAGCCATAAACTCTGGACTTAATTCGTCAATAATTTCAGTGTCAGAAATCGCCATGGCCATATTACCATCGGGATTGTTTATCGACAAGTATATAGCAGTAGAGGATTCTGATGAGAACAAACTATTGTCAATTTGAATTCCTGTTTCTTGACAATGAGACTTTAATCCAAGGGCATAAACATCGTTCCCAAAAGCTGTGATGAGTTCAACATGACAATCTAGTCTTGCCAGATTCTCAGCAATATTTCTTCCAACTCCACCGCTGGAAAACTTAATCTCCCCAGGATTGGAATCATTCTCAATCAAAGGCTTTGAAGAAAACCCAGTGATATCGGCAATTGCCGCTCCTATAACTATTACTTTTTTCTTTGATGATTTAGTTTCACTCATACAATTTCTGTTTACAATGAACAAAGATAAACTTCATTTCTTATACTTAACTATCAAATCCTAAGCTTTAGCACTAAGCTCCACGATGGAATTCACAAAGTTTCATGACTAAATCCTATTTTGATGTGCTAGGCAAAATCTATTTAAAGTATGATAAAGTCATAACAAAGATGCCTATTCTTAATATTATGTGCTGGTAGGCTCAACTTAGTTCCTTTAATATCAAATATCCCATTTCACCTGATTTGTTCTCGTCGGTTGATTTACTATTTTTTTTGTAAAAAACACTAATCATCCTTTTTTGTGGAAAAAAGGAAGCAAAAAGCCATCCCAAACAATTGCCACCCCACCTCTTATAAAATATTGATTTGTCTACCAAAGTAGAAAACTAATGACCAAATAATCCTACCTATTATCTGATTTTTAGGTAGTAGTTTCTATTTCAAATTTATTCGATGTCATTACTTTAAAAGCCAAGGCCCTTTGCTGACAAATCAAATATTCTATAATTCACCGCATGAGCCGGCCTAAGTTTGGGAACAGCCTGCCCTCTGTCTTCGAAAATA carries:
- a CDS encoding carbohydrate kinase family protein encodes the protein MSETKSSKKKVIVIGAAIADITGFSSKPLIENDSNPGEIKFSSGGVGRNIAENLARLDCHVELITAFGNDVYALGLKSHCQETGIQIDNSLFSSESSTAIYLSINNPDGNMAMAISDTEIIDELSPEFMASKKSIIEDADCIVLDTNLSEETLKYIAENFSQIPIFLDLVSTSKAKKAKSILNYFHTIKPNLIEAEHLSGIKFEEAKDLDLMLKDFVSTGIQQVFISKGEEGCFYGNTEKSGVFRSKISKVVNSSGAGDAFMAGLVFAHLYDYDLEESATFATALSLAALQSEEAVNPQLNLELANHIRQEL